One genomic segment of [Pasteurella] aerogenes includes these proteins:
- the yhhQ gene encoding transmembrane protein: MKSTLSIFSDQQKRRALVLLSLFHIFIIAASNYLVQIPFEIHLPLTKLGLMQDFSIHSTWGTLSFPFIFLATDLTVRIFGAKEARWIVFMVMFPALLISYVVSTIFSDSQYQGFVALTQFNLFVFRIALASFAAYAIGQLLDVVVFNRLRQLKTWWIAPTSSMTFGSMADTFLFFAIAFYASSDPFMAEHWVEIGIVDYLFKLFVGLVLFVPAYGALLSYLLRKISRLTAQPQMISS; this comes from the coding sequence ATGAAATCTACACTTTCGATCTTTAGTGATCAACAAAAACGTCGTGCGCTCGTATTGTTGAGCTTGTTCCATATTTTTATTATTGCTGCCAGCAATTATTTAGTGCAAATTCCTTTCGAAATTCATCTTCCGCTGACAAAATTAGGTCTGATGCAGGATTTTTCTATCCATAGCACTTGGGGAACCTTAAGTTTTCCATTTATTTTCTTAGCAACGGATTTAACTGTGCGTATTTTTGGCGCGAAGGAAGCGCGTTGGATAGTATTTATGGTAATGTTTCCTGCGTTGCTGATAAGTTATGTGGTTTCTACGATTTTTTCCGACAGCCAATATCAAGGCTTCGTTGCACTGACGCAATTTAACCTTTTTGTGTTTAGAATTGCGCTCGCCAGTTTTGCTGCCTACGCGATTGGGCAGTTGCTGGATGTAGTGGTATTTAATCGTTTGCGTCAATTAAAAACCTGGTGGATTGCGCCAACCAGTTCTATGACTTTTGGCTCAATGGCAGATACTTTTTTATTTTTCGCTATTGCGTTTTATGCCAGTAGCGATCCTTTTATGGCAGAACATTGGGTTGAAATCGGTATTGTTGACTATTTATTCAAATTATTTGTCGGTTTAGTTCTTTTTGTACCGGCGTATGGTGCATTGCTTAGCTATTTATTGCGCAAAATCAGTCGTTTAACCGCACAACCACAAATGATCTCATCCTAA
- the pflA gene encoding pyruvate formate-lyase activating enzyme, producing MSVLARYHSYESCGTVDGPGIRFILFLQGCLMRCKYCHNRDTWDLHAGKEISVEDLMKEVVTYRHFMNASGGGVTASGGEAVLQAEFVRDWFRACKEQGIHTCLDTNGFVRHYDHVIDELIDATDLVLLDLKQLNDTIHQNLIGVPNKRTLEFAKYLEKRNQPVWIRYVVVPGYTDADEDVHKLGQFIQGMKNIEKVELLPYHRLGAHKWEALGEKYELEDVKPPTKESLDHIQKILEGYGHIVKY from the coding sequence ATGTCAGTTTTAGCTCGTTATCATTCCTACGAATCTTGCGGCACCGTTGATGGTCCGGGTATTCGTTTTATTTTATTTTTGCAAGGTTGTTTGATGCGTTGCAAATATTGTCACAACCGCGATACGTGGGATCTGCACGCCGGCAAAGAAATTTCAGTGGAAGATCTGATGAAAGAAGTGGTGACCTATCGTCATTTTATGAATGCCTCCGGTGGTGGTGTGACTGCTTCCGGCGGTGAAGCGGTTTTGCAGGCGGAGTTTGTGCGCGATTGGTTTCGCGCCTGTAAGGAACAAGGTATTCATACTTGTTTGGATACCAACGGATTTGTGCGTCATTATGATCATGTCATCGACGAATTAATCGATGCAACCGATTTGGTACTGCTTGATTTAAAACAATTAAACGACACAATCCATCAAAATTTAATCGGTGTACCGAATAAACGTACCTTGGAATTTGCCAAATATTTGGAAAAACGTAACCAACCGGTTTGGATTCGTTATGTGGTAGTGCCGGGTTATACGGATGCGGATGAAGATGTGCATAAATTAGGGCAATTTATTCAAGGGATGAAAAATATTGAGAAAGTGGAATTATTGCCATACCACCGTTTAGGGGCGCACAAATGGGAAGCCTTAGGCGAGAAATACGAATTGGAAGACGTCAAACCGCCGACAAAAGAATCCCTTGATCATATCCAAAAAATCCTCGAAGGATATGGTCACATTGTTAAATATTAA